The Streptomyces sp. SS1-1 genome has a segment encoding these proteins:
- a CDS encoding DUF3105 domain-containing protein, with product MGSAKNRNSAERKARIEEMRRAERARERRGRVITISVSAVIVAALVVGGVVLVRSQGGDDEAAKPDKTSGKFVAGDDGVNTWKGKLASTHVETSVKYPMEPPVGGNHHRAWMNCNGDVYTKELRRENAVHSLEHGAVWVTYTSKAAKSDVDALAAKVKQTPYTLMSPDEKQKDPIMLSAWGHQRTVKSADDPDVGKFFETYVQGKQTPEPGAACTGGLPE from the coding sequence ATGGGCTCCGCCAAGAACAGGAACAGCGCCGAGCGCAAGGCGCGGATAGAGGAGATGCGGCGGGCCGAGCGGGCCCGCGAGCGCCGCGGCCGTGTCATCACGATCAGCGTCTCCGCGGTGATCGTCGCCGCGCTGGTCGTCGGCGGGGTCGTCCTCGTCCGCTCCCAGGGCGGCGACGACGAGGCCGCGAAGCCCGACAAGACCTCCGGGAAGTTCGTCGCCGGCGACGACGGCGTGAACACCTGGAAGGGCAAGCTGGCCAGCACGCACGTCGAGACGAGCGTGAAGTACCCGATGGAGCCCCCGGTCGGCGGCAACCACCATCGCGCCTGGATGAACTGCAACGGCGACGTCTACACCAAGGAGCTGCGGCGGGAGAACGCCGTGCACTCGCTGGAGCACGGCGCGGTGTGGGTGACGTACACGTCGAAGGCGGCGAAGTCCGACGTGGACGCGCTGGCGGCGAAGGTGAAGCAGACGCCGTACACGCTGATGAGCCCGGACGAGAAGCAGAAGGACCCGATCATGCTGAGCGCGTGGGGGCACCAGCGCACGGTGAAGAGCGCGGACGACCCGGACGTCGGGAAGTTCTTCGAGACCTACGTCCAGGGCAAGCAGACGCCCGAGCCGGGCGCGGCCTGCACGGGCGGTCTGCCGGAGTGA